In Pongo abelii isolate AG06213 chromosome X, NHGRI_mPonAbe1-v2.0_pri, whole genome shotgun sequence, one DNA window encodes the following:
- the PAGE5 gene encoding P antigen family member 5 isoform X1, translating to MQAPWAGNRGWAGTREEVRNMSEHVTRSQSSERGNDQESSQPVGPVIVQEPTEEKRQEEEPPTDNQGIAPSGEIKNEGAPAVQGPDLEAFQQEFALLKIEDAPGDGPDVREGTLPTFDPTKVLEEGEGKL from the exons ATGCAGGCGCCATGGGCCGGTAATCGTGGCTGGGCTGGAACGAGGGAGGAAG tgaGAAATATGAGTGAGCATGTAACAAGATCCCAATCCTCAGAAAGAGGAAATGACCAAGAGTCTTCCCAGCCAGTTGGACCTGTGATT GTCCAGGAGCCCACTGAGGAAAAACGTCAAGAAGAGGAACCACCAACTGATAATCAGGGTATTGCACCTAGTGGAGAGATCAAAAATGAAGGAGCACCTGCTGTTCAAG GGCCTGATTTGGAAGCTTTTCAACAGGAATTCGCTCTGCTTAAGATAGAGGATGCACCTGGAGATGGTCCTGATGTCAGGGAGGGGACTCTGCCCACTTTTGATCCCACTAAAGTGCTGGAAGAAG
- the PAGE5 gene encoding P antigen family member 5 isoform X2: MSEHVTRSQSSERGNDQESSQPVGPVIVQEPTEEKRQEEEPPTDNQGIAPSGEIKNEGAPAVQGPDLEAFQQEFALLKIEDAPGDGPDVREGTLPTFDPTKVLEEGEGKL, from the exons ATGAGTGAGCATGTAACAAGATCCCAATCCTCAGAAAGAGGAAATGACCAAGAGTCTTCCCAGCCAGTTGGACCTGTGATT GTCCAGGAGCCCACTGAGGAAAAACGTCAAGAAGAGGAACCACCAACTGATAATCAGGGTATTGCACCTAGTGGAGAGATCAAAAATGAAGGAGCACCTGCTGTTCAAG GGCCTGATTTGGAAGCTTTTCAACAGGAATTCGCTCTGCTTAAGATAGAGGATGCACCTGGAGATGGTCCTGATGTCAGGGAGGGGACTCTGCCCACTTTTGATCCCACTAAAGTGCTGGAAGAAG